The Thunnus thynnus chromosome 2, fThuThy2.1, whole genome shotgun sequence genome includes a region encoding these proteins:
- the ep400 gene encoding E1A-binding protein p400 isoform X5 gives MHHGSGSQNMQRQLQRSKSVSGSEAEEQQQPTMAVTQQQATVNHPQSPVTTFSSAASPSAPQSPNYQIIMSRSPVTGQNMNITLQNVGQIVPGNQITLTPLPLQNPASPGFQHTTPQWRFEHAPSSYIQVTSPVPQPMQPQSPTQHSPVPLQGVTRPGAPATALGVCGQSPTRFVEAGMLVRQISLSSPPGSGHFVYQDGTALAQIAPATPGQVQLASPGAPGSVRERRLSQPHSQTGGTIHHLGPQSPVAPGTALPTLGSPGHITTSNLPPQISSIIQGQLARPMIFEKTPQSVVAGVGTTATASFSIPSSIPPSSPSLTSSSQGTPNNPLAPTSMVVGTMKKQVPKKLEEIAPSTPEIALLRKQCLEHNTKKMESLKEVFKEYLIELFFLQHLQGNMMDYLAFKKKPCVPLYTYLRQNDLDLEDEEEEEEQSEVINDEVKVVTGKDGQAVTPVAIATQLPPNVSAAFSSQQQFQGHQGTAAGTIANPGDMDAFKRQQAMVQAGGMPPTPQAVQIAGQKQNQQQYDPSKGPPVQNAASLHTPPPQLPGRLPQGALPMAGLPMTLSQQAQLVESTAQPGGQLQMKVQTGGPVLATVNPHTQLQAQLQQQMQPGLHLQLQPQQQQSQAMLQSGQATVALARPGTESNQPVQRIMTNSISLTSMSPAPNSVPTPHTTSPLRPLGSNINPSTQSKLTGTNGVSAVKIGGFGQSATMQSSQEGSQDKQVEQAKLESQVHQRISELRKEGQWSASRLPKLVEASRPKSHWDYLLEEMQWMAADFAQERRWKEAAAKKLVRTCARYHQEQKKSEERSKKEREIHLRHIASTIAREVEFFWSNIEQVVEIKLHFEIYEKRLKALSLQKASAKVPGQSTGEKADKEEVATSTRKRKSSSSLADKDVPDEESTIEEQEAVEGVADHKAELVDLAKDAEMPLDALMKQYAGAYVDSFEWPQPSPHSDENDMEETEGMECPASSPPEAVLIDSLLSVDQYRAADKASSSDSDGNPARDIAEVAAATELILPKGSFRTTSSTRSPAPFLLHGSLREYQQIGVDWLVNLYKKHLNGILADETGLGKTVQTVAYMAHLAGQEGIWGPHLIVVRTCKLLNWEVEFKRWCPGLKILLYLGNKRERRSQRMWWGEANSFHVCVTSYKLLMKDQSHFLRRRWRHLVLDEVQLIKNMTEKHWETIFALKSEQRILLINTPLQNTLKELWTMIHFLMPGITRPYSDFPVKAGTDQNQDYCHKLVIRLHRMIQPFILRRSKRDVEKQLPKKYEHILKCRLSSRQKSLYEDILTQPGAQEALKTGHFVSVLQVLMQLQRVCNHPDLVSPRETSSSYFSSPLQYNIPSLVLGALQNDSSKIANMSIFDLINNENRLTRYQTEEAVPKLKVTQQLIEEIYTGPDPPPRPKPCPIKPMRLFQPVQYGTKPEGRLGAITTTAGPRPSTSSPATSTSVSTTSQSAQTRGKSPVTTATATATSHGGDVVKIGQLANIAGSQNRISQPETPVTLQFQGNKFTLSPSQLRQLTTGQPLQLQGTLGNILQIVSAPGQQIIRPQGSMVMQTMPQAVPASNASATPGTPHPALSTAQQALGVTTNATAAATKLTTAAHAGSQESSEEKTQQMKQRLSRLFEANEQRCSRRVLYGSDLLQACTVSSEPGHSALTAGGWRWVGRESCLRAQRTCVATTSTLQSTLLSVEDRLEAASSLIKRLECVVPAAVALPPLLYAANPPVPYSLAQKSLHCRLQEASAPHSADIHHLVTGRLFHFPDMQLMQMDSGKLEALAILLQKLRSESRRVLIFTQMMKMLDILEAFLDYRQLTYVRVDESFTPDERQENMKRFNRNRQVFCSILTNHCCATVGTVFDADTIIFYDTDLNPSMDARTQEWCDKIGRSKDIHIYRLESGNSIEEKLLKNGTKDLIREVAAQGTDYTLAFLTQRTIHDLFEVEAGSGEKVEEFVVLHQEPSASEAISPRVARPYIQALHSINLDALPEEDEQQLEEVELTEKGSAEDDQESQSQVKEEPAQIEELNAVMEQLTPIERYALHYLEYLHISDDETVLKERLECSKRGWELQQLQKLKEEEDERQVMEGDEDLFTYTREDAYNMEYVFDAEDGHTEIMPIWTPPTPPQDDNDIYIDSVMCLMYDTTPMPESKLPPIYIRKEHKRLKMDPSAAARKKKKGHGETVIPPRSLFEKASMLKVRREGKDQKKNFSLKQQAPFAKPLPSLVKPAMEAGQDNPEWLISEDWALLQAVKQLLELPLNLTIVSPAHTPNWDLVSDVVNSCSRIYRSPKQCRNRYENVIIPREEGKLVYEANPKKKTKSIYKSKNSRPLRTCQIYTQDDNATHIQLYNSRFELMKIVASKRSPPIKPLLGMNPFQKNPKHASVLAESGISYDKPLPPIQVASQRAERIAKEKKALAEQQKAQQLAQQQAGAPQASPGQAQTPAAGQAQAQVPQAAAVAGAAAVPNAAVLAGAIKNATVGTTIQAATVGGNVIVNTVAGVPPSPFQANKRLASPVIPGTLSPAGAAGAQVVHAQQRAVTAAAAPAEVVAIAAGQGVRAVTPVTASAVVSTTLSPVQSQTRPLVTQVTPATGMQLQQGKPLTPAHLQMLRQQQLQQQQQQQAASPQIKAVGKPQELLKMHKHKLQLQQQQQQQVAAAVAAAQGQQAAGAQQTTQVQPAQAAQANPQLAAVAAPRPGAVLTGTTVANLQVARLTRVPTQGQIQAQAGQTAQVTLTKPPVVSVPAVVSSAGVTTLPVTVAGISVAIGQAQKTGGPVLTPSFPQMQVQQLLQMKKQQAAAVQAAAAAQQKAGQPQGQATVQQKQMTVQAAQPTQQTQQKVTYAATTQLQPGIKTQFFTTSIAQAQKPSGAQQIQVAKLPQIVQQQPTVANIQQIVSSPQQIQAQPQTVALTQAATSAPAQVQMIPAGTATAQVVQPKLIQQPVVTAAASPQIQTPPPHSPAQQTAAPSTAESPAQQPAQPQQPTKGQARQGSIRAKTPAKPSGGTS, from the exons ATGCACCATGGAAGTGGATCACAGAATATGCAACGACAACTCCAGAGATCCAAGTCTGTCAGTGGGTCTGaagcagaggagcagcagcaacCCACCATGGCAGTTACACAGCAGCAAGCTACAGTTAACCATCCTCAATCACCTGTGACTACATTTTCTTCTGCTGCCAGCCCTTCTGCCCCCCAGTCGCCCAATTATCAGATAATCATGAGTCGTAGCCCAGTCACTGGACAGAACATGAACATCACTTTACAAAATGTGGGACAGATTGTGCCTGGCAACCAGATCACCCTAACCCCACTCCCCCTCCAGAACCCAGCATCTCCCGGCTTCCAGCATACTACACCTCAGTGGAGGTTTGAGCATGCTCCATCTTCCTACATCCAGGTCACCTCACCTGTGCCCCAACCCATGCAGCCCCAAAGTCCCACCCAACACAGTCCAGTCCCTCTGCAAGGTGTGACAAGGCCAGGAGCCCCTGCGACAGCATTGGGTGTCTGTGGACAGAGTCCAACACGATTTGTTGAAGCCGGTATGCTAGTGCGGCAAATCAGTTTAAGCAGTCCACCGGGAAGTGGCCATTTTGTTTACCAGGACGGGACAGCGTTGGCCCAGATTGCCCCTGCCACACCTGGCCAGGTACAGCTggcctctccaggagcaccaggCTCTGTGAGAGAACGCCGGCTGTCTCAGCCTCACTCACAGACTGGAGGCACCATTCACCACCTCGGACCTCAAAGTCCTGTGGCCCCCGGGACTGCTCTGCCCACTCTGGGAAGCCCAGGTCACATCACCACTTCCAACCTACCTCCACAGATAAGCAGCATCATTCAAGGACAGCTTGCGCGCCCTATGATATTTGAGAAGACACCACAGAGTGTGGTTGCTGGAGTAGGAACCACAGCCACAGCATCCTTTAGTATACCCTCCTCCATTCCACCATCTAGCCCATCCCTCACCAGTTCATCCCAAGGGACCCCCAATAATCCTCTTGCACCCACCAGCATGGTAGTGGGAACTATGAAAAAACAGGTTCCCAAGAAGTTAGAGGAAATTGCTCCTTCTACTCCAGAGATAGCTCTGCTAAGGAAACAATGCTTGGAGCACAATACCAAGAAGATGGAGAGCCTGAAGGAGGTGTTCAAAGAATATCTGATTGAGCTGTTCTTTCTCCAGCACCTGCAAGGGAACATGATGGACTACTTAGCCTTTAAGAAGAAACCCTGTGTTCCCTTGTACACTTACTTGAGACAGAACGACTTGGACcttgaagatgaagaggaagaagaagaacaatCTGAGGTCATTAATGATGAG GTGAAGGTTGTCACTGGAAAGGATGGTCAAGCTGTGACACCAGTTGCCATAGCAACACAGCTTCCTCCCAATGTTTCTGCAGCTTTCTCTTCCCAGCAGCAATTTCAG GGACATCAAGGGACTGCTGCTGGCACCATTGCCAACCCCGGAGACATGGATGCCTTTAAGAGGCAACAGGCCATGGTGCAAGCAG GCGGGATGCCGCCTACTCCCCAAGCGGTCCAGATTGCAGGACAGAAGCAGAACCAGCAACAATACGACCCATCCAAAGGACCTCCAGTCCAGAATGCAGCCAGCCTGCACACCCCTCCCCCCCAGCTGCCTGGCAGGTTGCCCCAAGGTGCCCTCCCTATGGCAGGCCTGCCCATGACACTCTCTCAGCAGGCTCAGTTAGTGGAGAGTACAGCCCAGCCAGGTGGTCAGCTCCAGATGAAGGTGCAGACAGGTGGGCCTGTTCTGGCCACAGTAAACCCCCACACACAGCTCCAGGCCCAACTCCAGCAGCAGATGCAGCCTGgtcttcatcttcagttgcAGCCTCAGCAGCAACAATCCCAGGCCATGCTACAGTCAGGACAAGCG ACGGTGGCCCTTGCTCGCCCTGGGACAGAGTCAAACCAACCAGTTCAAAGGATTATGACCAACTCAATATCCTTGACCTCCATGTCTCCTGCTCCCAACTCTGTTCCAACCCCCCATACTACAAGTCCTCTTCGTCCTCTTGGCTCCAACATCAACCCAAGCACCCAGTCCAAACTGACTGGAACCAATGGTGTCTCTGCAGTCAAAATTGGTGGGTTTGGTCAAAGTGCAACCATGCAGTCCTCGCAGGAGGGTTCTCAAGATAAGCAAGTTGAGCAAGCTAAACTG GAGAGTCAAGTGCATCAACGCATCTCTGAGCTGAGAAAGGAGGGCCAGTGGTCAGCCAGTAGGCTTCCCAAGCTTGTGGAAGCCTCGCGTCCAAAGTCCCACTGGGATTACCTTCTGGAGGAGATGCAGTGGATGGCAGCTGACTTTGCCCAGGAGAGGAGGTGGAAAGAGGCTGCTGCCAAGAAG CTTGTTCGCACATGTGCCCGCTACCATCAAGAGCAGAAGAAAAGTGAAGAGAGGTCAAAGAAAGAACGGGAAATTCATCTTCGTCACATTGCCAGCACAATTGCCCGAGAGGTGGAGTTCTTCTGGTCTAACATTGAGCAG gttGTGGAAATTAAACTTCATTTTGAAATTTATGAAAAGAGGCTCAAAGCCCTCAGCTTACAAAAAGCCTCAGCCAAAG TACCTGGTCAGTCAACAGGAGAGAAAGCTGATAAAGAG GAAGTGGCCACTTCaactagaaaaagaaaatcaagttcatctttggctgataaagatg TCCCAGATGAAGAGAGCACCATAGAGGAACAGGAGGCCGTGGAAGGGGTAGCAGACCACAAAGCAGAGTTGGTTGACCTCGCCAAAGATG CTGAGATGCCTCTGGATGCTTTGATGAAACAATATGCTGGCGCCTACGTTGACAGCTTTGAGTGGCCTCAGCCTAGTCCTCATAGTGATGAGAATGACATGGAAGAGACTGAAG GTATGGAGTGTCCTGCGAGCAGTCCACCTGAGGCAGTGCTGATTGACTCCCTGCTCAGTGTGGACCAGTACCGTGCTGCGGACAAGGCCTCTTCCAGTGACTCTGATGGGAACCCCGCCAGAGACATAGCTGAAGTTGCTGCTGCCACAGAGCTAATACTGCCCAAGGGCAGCTTCAGGACCACTTCCTCC acCCGCAGCCCAGCTCCCTTTCTACTGCATGGCTCACTGCGAGAATATCAGCAAATTGGTGTGGACTGGTTGGTGAACCTTTACAAGAAACACCTCAATGGTATCCTCGCTGACGAGACTGGCCTCGGCAAGACCGTACAGACTGTGGCTTACATGGCCCACTTAGCTGGCCAAGAGG GCATCTGGGGACCCCACCTTATTGTGGTAAGGACGTGCAAGTTGCTAAATTGGGAGGTGGAGTTCAAGCGCTGGTGTCCTGGCCTAAAGATCCTCCTGTACCTGGGCAACAAAAGGGAGCGCAGATCTCAGAGAATG TGGTGGGGAGAAGCCAACAGCTTCCATGTCTGTGTGACATCCTACAAGCTCCTGATGAAGGACCAGAGCCATTTTCTGAGGCGAAGGTGGAGGCACCTGGTCCTGGACGAAGTGCagctcatcaaaaacatgactgaaaaaCACTGGGAAACAATCTTTGCTCTTAAAAG TGAGCAGAGGATCCTCCTCATCAACACTCCTCTACAGAACACCCTAAAAGAGCTGTGGACCATGATCCACTTCCTTATGCCAGGAATCACCAGGCCTTATTCTGACTTCCCTGTTAAGGCAGGCACAGACCAGAACCAGGACTACTGCCACAAATTGGTCATCCGGCTGCACAGG ATGATCCAGCCTTTCATTCTGAGGCGCTCCAAAAGGGATGTGGAGAAACAACTGCCCAAGAAGTACGAGCACATCCTGAAGTGCCGCCTCTCCAGCAGACAGAAGAGCCTTTATGAGGATATCCTTACTCAACCAGG AGCCCAGGAGGCGCTGAAGACAGGTCATTTTGTCAGCGTGCTTCAGGTCTTGATGCAGTTACAGCGAGTGTGTAACCACCCTGATCTGGTGTCACCCAGAGAGACAAGCAGCTCCtacttctcctctcctctgcaaTACAATATCCCATCATTGGTGCTGGGAGCGCTGCAGAATGACTCAAGCAAG ATTGCAAACATGTCCATATTTGATCTGATCAATAATGAGAATAGACTGACTCGGTATCAGACTGAAGAGGCAGTACCCAAACTGAAAGTCACACAGCAGCTCATAGAGGAGATCTACACTGGTCCAGATCCACCACCACGACCCAAGCCATGCCCGATAAAACCCATGAG ATTGTTCCAACCAGTGCAGTATGGGACAAAGCCAGAAGGTCGCCTAGGTGCCATCACAACTACAGCAGGCCCGCGTCCTTCAACGAGCTCTCCTGCTACTAGCACCTCCGTTTCCACCACCAGCCAGTCAGCCCAGACCAGGGGCAAGTCCCCCGTCACCACTGCAACTGCTACAGCCACCTCTCATG GTGGAGACGTGGTGAAGATCGGTCAGCTGGCCAACATAGCGGGTAGTCAGAATCGTATCTCCCAGCCAGAGACTCCTGTCACTCTGCAATTTCAGGGCAACAAGTTCACTTTATCCCCCAGCCAGCTCCGCCAGCTCACCACCGGACAGCCCTTGCAGCTCCAAGGTACACTCG GGAACATCCTGCAGATTGTGTCAGCTCCAGGGCAGCAGATCATCAGGCCCCAGGGATCCATGGTAATGCAAACAATGCCACAAGCTGTTCCTGCCTCCAACGCCTCAGCTACACCTGGTACACCTCATCCTGCTCTGTCAACAGCCCAACAAG cgCTGGGTGTGACTACAAATGCCACAGCAGCCGCCACCAAGCTTACTACTGCAGCTCATGCTGGATCACAG GAGTCTTCAGAAGAAAAGACTCAGCAGATGAAGCAGCGTTTGAGCCGCCTCTTTGAAGCAAATGAGCAACGTTGTAGCCGCAGAGTGTTGTATGGGTCAGACCTGCTGCAGGCATGCACTGTGAGCTCAGAGCCTGGTCACTCTGCCCTGACTGCTGGAGGCTGGAGGTGGGTGGGTAGAGAGAGCTGCCTCAGGGCCCAGAGAACCTGTGTGGCAACCACCTCTACTCTACAGTCTACCCTGCTCTCTGTCGAGGACCGGCTGGAGGCTGCCAGCAGCCTGATCAAGAG GCTGGAATGTGTGGTGCCTGCAGCTGTAGCCCTGCCTCCTCTCCTGTATGCAGCCAATCCCCCGGTTCCTTACAGCCTTGCACAGAAGTCCCTCCACTGTCGGCTACAGGAGGCCTCTGCTCCCCACAGCGCCGACATCCACCACTTGGTGACCGGGCGTCTCTTCCATTTTCCTGACATGCAGCTAATGCAGATGGACTCAG gTAAACTGGAAGCGCTTGCTATTCTGCTGCAGAAGCTTAGGTCAGAGAGCCGCCGTGTCCTCATCTTTACtcagatgatgaagatgttAGACATCCTTGAGGCCTTCCTAGATTACAGGCAACTCACTTATGTGCGGGTGGATGAAAGCTTCACTCCTGACGAGCGACAG GAGAATATGAAGAGGTTTAACAGGAACAGACAGGTGTTCTGCAGCATCCTGACCAACCACTGCTGCGCTACAGTTGGAACTGTCTTTGATGCAGACACCATCATCTTCTATGACACAGACCTAAATCCCAGCATGGACGCCCGCACTCAGGAGTGGTGTGACAAAATTGGACGCTCCAAGGATATACACATTTACAG GTTGGAGAGTGGGAACTCCATTGAAGAGAAGCTGTTGAAGAACGGCACCAAGGACCTGATCAGAGAGGTGGCTGCCCAGGGCACTGACTACACTCTGGCTTTCCTCACACAA CGGACAATCCATGATTTGTTTGAGGTGGAGGCAGGCTCTGGGGAGAAGGTGGAGGAGTTTGTGGTTCTTCACCAGGAGCCATCAGCCTCTGAGGCCATCTCTCCCAGAGTGGCTAGACCCTACATCCAGGCTCTCCACAGCATAAATCTGGATGCCCTGCCAGAGGAGGAtgagcagcagctggaggaggtggagttAACAGAAAAGGGTTCAGCAGAGGACGATCAGGAGTCACAGAGCCAGGTTAAAGAAGAGCCTGCTCAGATAGAGGAGCTGAATGCGGTCATGGAACAG CTCACACCGATCGAAAGGTATGCCCTGCATTACCTGGAGTACCTTCACATCAGTGACGATGAAACTGTTCTCAAG GAGAGATTAGAGTGCTCTAAGAGAGGCtgggagctgcagcagctgcagaagctgaaggaggaggaggatgagcggcaggtgatggagggagatgaaGATCTCTTCACCTACACCAGAGAGGATGCCTACAACATG GAGTATGTATTTGATGCGGAGGACGGCCATACAGAAATCATGCCg ATTTGGACTCCACCCACACCGCCGCAGGATGACAACGACATTTACATCGACTCTGTGATGTGTCTAATGTATGACACCACACCCATGCCAGAGTCCAAGCTGCCTCCTATTTACATCCGCAAGGAGCACAAGAGACTCAAGATGGATCCCTCAG caGCTgccaggaagaagaagaaaggccATGGGGAAACAGTCATTCCTCCTCGCTCCCTTTTCGAAAAGGCCAGCATGCTCAAAGTTCGTCGCGAGGGCAAGGACCAGAAAAAGAACTTCTCCCTCAAGCAGCAGGCACCCTTTGCCAAGCCCCTGCCCTCGCTGGTTAAACCTGCCATGGAGGCCGGTCAGGACAACCCAGAGTGGCTTATCAGTGAGGACTGGGCTCTGCTTCAG GCTGtaaagcagctgctggagctgccTCTGAACCTGACAATCGTGTCTCCTGCCCACACTCCCAACTGGGATTTGGTGAGCGATGTGGTGAACTCCTGCAGCCGCATATACCGCTCGCCCAAACAGTGTCGCAACCGCTATGAGAATGTCATCATTCCCAGAGAAGAGGGCAAG TTGGTGTATGAGGCAAACCCCAAGAAGAAAACCAAGAGCATATACAAG TCTAAGAACAGCCGTCCTCTAAGGACCTGTCAGATCTACACACAGGATGACAACGCCACTCACATTCAGCTCTACAACAGCCGCTTTGAACTAATGAAGATCGTTGCCAGCAAGCGGAGCCCACCGATAAAACCGCT GCTTGGCATGAATCCATTCCAAAAGAATCCCAAACATGCCTCCGTCTTGGCAGAAAG TGGGATCAGCTACGACAAGCCCCTACCTCCCATTCAGGTGGCATCTCAACGTGCTGAGAGGATTGCCAAGGAGAAAAAG gccCTTGCAGAGCAGCAGAAGGCTCAGCAGTTGGCGCAGCAGCAGGCTGGAGCTCCCCAGGCTTCACCCGGCCAGGCCCAGACTCCCGCTGCTGGCCAGGCTCAGGCTCAGGTCCCTCAGGCTGCCGCAGttgctggagctgctgctgtgccTAATGCAGCTGTTCTG gCTGGAGCCATAAAAAATGCCACTGTGGGCACAACCATCCAGGCTG CAACTGTAGGGGGGAATGTGATTGTGAACACAGTAGCTGGAGTTCCTCCAAGTCCCTTCCAGGCCAACAAACGCCTGGCATCTCCAGTCATACCAGGCACCCTGTCT CCTGCTGGTGCCGCTGGAGCCCAGGTGGTCCATGCACAACAGAGGGCAgttacagctgctgctgcccctGCAGAAGTGGTAGCCATAGCTGCAGGGCAGGGCGTTCGAGCCGTTACCCCAGTGACAGCATCTGCAGTAGTTTCTACCACTCTGAGCCCGGTGCAGTCACAGACTCGCCCACTTGTCACTCAAGTCACACCAG CCACAGGTATGCAGTTGCAACAAGGAAAGCCTCTCACTCCAGCCCACCTGCAGATGCTCCGGCAGCAACAgctgcaacagcagcagcaacagcaggctGCCTCCCCACAGATCAAAGCTGTCGGCAAACCACAG GAGTTGTTAAAGATGCACAAGCATAAGTTGCAgctgcagcaacagcagcagcagcaggtagctgcagcagtggcagcagcccAGGGTCAACAGGCTGCAGGGGCCCAGCAGACCACCCAGGTTCAACCTGCACAGGCTGCCCAAGCCAATCCCCAGCTAGCAGCTGTGGCAGCACCCAGACCTGGAGCCGTGCTGACTGGTACCACAGTGGCCAACCTGCAGGTGGCTAGACTG ACTCGCGTGCCCACTCAGGGCCAGATTCAGGCTCAGGCAGGACAGACGGCTCAAGTGACCCTCACCAAGCCTCCTGTGGTCTCCGTGCCTGCTGTGGTCTCATCTGCTGGCGTCACCACACTGCCAGTCACTGTAGCAGGGATTAGTGTGGCTATTGGCCAGGCCCAGAAAACAG GTGGTCCTGTGCTGACGCCGTCCTTCCCCCAGATGCAGGTCCAGCAGCTGCTTCAGATGAAGAAGCAGCAGGCGGCGGCAGTtcaggcagcagctgcagcccaGCAGAAGGCAGGGCAGCCACAAGGACAGGCCACTGTACAGCAGAAG CAGATGACAGTACAGGCAGCCCAGCCTACCcagcaaacacagcagaaggtGACCTACGCTGCCACCACCCAGCTTCAACCAGGGATCAAGACCCAGTTCTTTACTACATCCATCGCCCAGGCTCAGAAACCCAGTGGAGCTCAACAAATCCAG GTGGCTAAGCTCCCACAAATAGTGCAGCAGCAGCCTACTGTGGCCAATATTCAACAAATCGTGTCTTCTCCTCAGCAG